The proteins below are encoded in one region of Phaseolus vulgaris cultivar G19833 chromosome 1, P. vulgaris v2.0, whole genome shotgun sequence:
- the LOC137816547 gene encoding uncharacterized protein isoform X1, whose product MKCVENTRDSCNCVVSQVLPSLAMASVEQPPKKRKLYEPLLEPPPSSPPSPPPPATEPTPPSPQTLPPPSQEEILAKRRNKDEIRSVFEGYKRIQRCLLNKDAPSSMADLEKSYLALITSSRGCMSVQRIVANLIPRYACHCPTALEAAAKVVINMHNFSLALISRGEDSSGIAFETARACICGLADVCCVGSSVAPTSAVIKGICSAVFQNVLTSFIALFEGKDILQMVDKSFLNMQDNPEVFSELKQKVLEEDESPLTKLSKFRVLCLLWIFFSCPKDLLAACLDLLGSATKEGTNNEGQHFLSLVTSLFDDDKTVHLLDNTISGPKSCTDSTGSGIRDDEAGEEVVTEGNYVSGGDSSVGKSCLLIRVLDRNPPLRKWMLCRCKKLLDLLPNASLEIMSVLQGILGMFPQQTDLEDCQADSDEDKSESSIYMNSRKYMVPRSSEEHESIAESSGKGGNLRVYVGSTDGFTDKVSDKYVMAHSSAVSLDNSPALKVGLHYDNGVSKPISIGVGEEGNMPNVKCSTPRDSVSHQIFSPAVRTPGNFRSNSFDGRNDFLNVEKNQVSSMNFSSPPLRSSSGSVSNSLASPNHHFMSPTASTKSQIVWCCDGDPAAMDIVSASRLLWIGYVGPDVPESHIRFHLERFGPIEKFIFFPVKGFALVEYRRIIDAIKTRHCLPGCFPCRVKFMDVGLGTRGAMSGVAVGSSSHIFVGNIPSQWAKDEVMHETRKMIHKGPLAFIDLSCEFALLMEFETPEEATAVMLHLRQMRRERSNYNQHFGPAPGTGNVGIGHAYMDGARPVPAPPPPPPHLDLQVNNSAGSPHARTLPGSPADSSRTVMSHLSTLLSSLCSKYNINQNLGLNDNYMTGNNFPSMREEDMVPSSTLCITIPHCSSSMFLSDDELMAICNLAIGNAGSIVQLTQASTQMGCSWFVECSNIEGAVSALKNLRCCPGLFFQIEFSKPGHQNTVPFSVKPEMNCMELVSPRIISENHTSGMQSAPLPHSNWHFPGSREMSEVGARKPDGYDNLSQDPHQGGNVPHSHSGAHAPSIPPLQQIQSSTFVRPVYAPPNGPWDHRGINNHLHVSQLNTGVMPNNFHGNAVVSPFIPASVTPLAQIQGTPMHPYNQQVPPSIVPPPLSSLPPPQPEMPPPLPPSPPPLPQVQPPLVPPLPSSPPPPPPPPVPVQEPVNMECSEQSLQYQWQGNLCKSGVNYCKINACKADSNICRYSNAIPEPAEWTTKLDMTKRTDLRHVKSTFAATPSHRREVCRLIPSSTSDLRRFQDFVSYLKQRDCAGVIKIPASKSIWARLLFILPHSLETCSLLSIAPDPSDCLIALVLPKETNFEWI is encoded by the exons ATGAAATGCGTGGAGAACACACGGGACTCGTGCAACTGCGTCGTGAGTCAAGTCCTGCCGTCACTCGCCATGGCCTCGGTGGAGCAGCCTCCAAAGAAGCGAAAGCTTTACGAGCCTTTACTAGAACCGCCACCGTCTTCGCCTCCGTCACCACCACCGCCGGCAACCGAACCAACCCCTCCCTCTCCGCAAACCCTACCCCCGCCGTCTCAGGAGGAGATTCTCGCGAAGCGGCGGAACAAGGACGAAATTCGAAGCGTCTTCGAAGGTTACAAGCGGATTCAACGTTGCTTGCTTAACAAAGACGCTCCTTCCTCTATGGCAGACCTTGAAAAGAGTTATCTCGCGCTCATAACTTCTTCCAGAG GTTGTATGAGTGTTCAAAGAATTGTGGCCAATCTTATTCCTCGGTATGCATGTCACTGTCCAACAGCCTTGGAAGCAGCAGCTAAAGTTGTTATTAATATGCACAACTTTAGTTTGGCATTGATTAGTAGAGGAGAGGATTCCAGTGGTATTGCATTTGAAACTGCTAGAGCTTGTATTTGTGGCCTTGCTGATGTGTGCTGTGTTGGTTCATCGGTGGCACCAACGTCTGCTGTAATTAAAGGAATTTGCTCAGCAGTTTTTCAGAATGTGCTCACCTCTTTTATAGCCTTATTTGAAGGAAAGGATATCTTACAGATGGTCGACAAGAGTTTCCTGAATATGCAAGATAACCCTGAGGTCTTTTCTGAGTTGAAACAGAAAGTTTTAGAGGAGGATGAATCTCCATTGACTAAACTGTCCAAGTTTCGAGTATTATGTCTACTTTGGATTTTTTTCTCGTGTCCAAAAGATTTGCTTGCAGCTTGTTTGGATCTCTTAGGTTCTGCCACAAAAGAGGGAACTAACAATGAAGGACAGCATTTTTTGAGCCTGGTGACTAGCTTGTTTGATGATGATAAAACAGTTCACCTTTTAGATAACACAATTAGTGGACCTAAGTCTTGTACGGATTCTACTGGGTCTGGAATCAGAGATGATGAGGCTGGTGAGGAAGTTGTGACTGAAGGCAACTATGTTTCTGGTGGTGATTCATCTGTTGGCAAGAGCTGCTTACTTATACGG GTTCTTGACAGGAATCCCCCACTCCGGAAATGGATGTTGTGTAGATGTAAGAAGTTACTTGACTTGCTCCCAAATGCATCACTGGAAATTATGTCAGTACTGCAAGGAATTCTTGGAATGTTTCCTCAACAAACAGATTTGGAAGACTGTCAAGCAGATAGTGATGAAGATAAATCCGAATCTTCAATTTACATGAATAGTAGGAAGTACATGGTGCCTAGAAGCTCCGAGGAACATGAAAGCATTGCTGAATCATCTGGAAAAGGAGGCAATTTGAGAGTTTATGTTGGTTCTACTGATGGTTTTACTGATAAGGTTTCTGATAAATATGTGATGGCTCATAGCTCTGCAGTTTCTCTTGACAATAGTCCAGCGTTAAAAGTGGGTTTGCATTATGATAATGGAGTCTCAAAGCCCATTAGCATTGGGGTCGGGGAAGAAGGAAATATGCCAAATGTTAAATGTTCCACACCTAGGGACTCAGTAAGCCATCAAATATTCTCACCTGCAGTTAGAACACCGGGGAATTTTAGGAGTAATTCATTTGATGGTAGAAATGATTTCCTGAATGTAGAGAAAAATCAAGTCTCAAGCATGAATTTCAGTTCACCTCCATTGAGATCGTCTAGTGGATCTGTTAGTAATTCTTTGGCATCTCCTAATCATCATTTTATGTCACCAACTGCTTCAACAAAAAGTCAAATTGTGTGGTGCTGTGATGGGGATCCTGCTGCCATGGATATTGTCTCTGCTTCTAGGCTGCTATGGATAGGTTATGTGGGCCCTGATGTGCCCGAAAGTCATATTAGGTTTCACCTAGAAAGATTTGGTcctattgaaaaatttattttcttcccAGTTAAAGGCTTTGCCTTGGTCGAATACAGAAGGATCATTGATGCAATAAAAACTCGACACTGTTTACCTGGATGTTTTCCTTGCCGTGTAAAATTCATGGATGTAGGACTTGGAACTAGGGGTGCAATGAGTGGTGTTGCAGTTGGCTCTAGTTCTCATATTTTTGTTGGAAATATTCCTAGTCAATGGGCCAAGGATGAGGTCATGCATGAAACAAGAAAAATGATCCACAAGGGTCCTCTTGCATTCATTGATCTTAGCTGTGAGTTTGCATTACTAATGGAATTTGAAACGCCTGAAGAAGCTACAGCTGTCATGTTGCATCTGAGACAAATGCGAAGAGAAAGAAGTAACTACAACCAGCATTTTGGTCCAGCTCCAGGAACAGGTAATGTTGGAATTGGGCATGCTTATATGGATGGTGCAAGACCTgtacctgccccaccccctcccCCTCCCCATCTTGATCTTCAAGTTAACAACTCTGCTGGATCACCACATGCTCGAACTCTACCAGGGAGCCCCGCTGATAGCAGTCGAACGGTGATGTCTCACCTGTCCACCTTACTTTCTTCATTGTGCTCAAAGTACAATATTAATCAAAACCTAGGTCTCAATGATAATTACATGACTGGCAATAATTTTCCTTCCATGCGTGAGGAAGATATGGTGCCATCCAGCACTCTGTGCATAACTATTCCACATTGTAGCAGTTCTATGTTCCTTTCGGATGATGAGTTAATGGCCATTTGCAATCTTGCCATTGGGAATGCTGGATCCATTGTCCAGTTGACACAAGCAAGCACGCAGATGGGATGTAGTTGGTTTGTCGAATGCAGTAATATTGAAGGAGCAGTTTCTGCGCTAAAGAATCTCCGTTGTTGTCCAGGATTGTTCTTCCAGATAGAATTCAG CAAACCTGGACATCAGAACACTGTACCATTTTCAGTTAAACCAGAGATGAATTGTATGGAGCTTGTATCCCCCAGAATAATTTCTGAAAATCATACTAGTGGAATGCAGAGTGCACCTCTGCCTCATTCAAACTGGCACTTTCCTGGTTCTAGGGAGATGTCAGAGGTTGGAGCAAGGAAACCTGATGGTTATGATAATTTGTCACAGGATCCTCATCAAGGAG GTAATGTTCCACATTCACACTCTGGAGCGCATGCACCTTCCATCCCACCACTGCAGCAAATTCAGTCATCTACTTTTGTTCGCCCTGTTTATGCTCCTCCAAATGGTCCATGGGATCATCGGGGAATAAATAATCATTTACATGTCAGCCAATTGAACACAGGAGTAATGCCAAATAATTTTCATGGTAATGCTGTTGTAAGTCCATTTATTCCTGCTTCAGTGACTCCACTTGCTCAGATACAAGGAACTCCAATGCATCCTTATAACCAGCAGGTGCCTCCATCAATTGTACCACCGCCTTTATCATCCTTGCCACCGCCTCAGCCTGAAATGCCACCTCCACTACCTCCTTCTCCACCACCTTTACCCCAGGTTCAGCCTCCTTTGGTTCCTCCACTGCCTAGTTCTCCTCCTCCCCCTCCTCCTCCGCCAGTGCCTGTCCAAGAACCAGTCAATATGGAATGTTCAGAGCAGTCTTTGCAGTATCAATGGCAGGGGAATCTATGTAAAAGTGGGGTCAATTACTGCAAAATTAATGCATGCAAGGCAGATTCAAATATTTGCCGATATTCAAATGCCATACCTGAGCCTGCTGA GTGGACCACAAAATTAGACATGACAAAACGCACAGATCTTCGACATGTAAAATCAACATTTGCTGCTACTCCATCTCATAGA
- the LOC137816547 gene encoding uncharacterized protein isoform X2: protein MSVQRIVANLIPRYACHCPTALEAAAKVVINMHNFSLALISRGEDSSGIAFETARACICGLADVCCVGSSVAPTSAVIKGICSAVFQNVLTSFIALFEGKDILQMVDKSFLNMQDNPEVFSELKQKVLEEDESPLTKLSKFRVLCLLWIFFSCPKDLLAACLDLLGSATKEGTNNEGQHFLSLVTSLFDDDKTVHLLDNTISGPKSCTDSTGSGIRDDEAGEEVVTEGNYVSGGDSSVGKSCLLIRVLDRNPPLRKWMLCRCKKLLDLLPNASLEIMSVLQGILGMFPQQTDLEDCQADSDEDKSESSIYMNSRKYMVPRSSEEHESIAESSGKGGNLRVYVGSTDGFTDKVSDKYVMAHSSAVSLDNSPALKVGLHYDNGVSKPISIGVGEEGNMPNVKCSTPRDSVSHQIFSPAVRTPGNFRSNSFDGRNDFLNVEKNQVSSMNFSSPPLRSSSGSVSNSLASPNHHFMSPTASTKSQIVWCCDGDPAAMDIVSASRLLWIGYVGPDVPESHIRFHLERFGPIEKFIFFPVKGFALVEYRRIIDAIKTRHCLPGCFPCRVKFMDVGLGTRGAMSGVAVGSSSHIFVGNIPSQWAKDEVMHETRKMIHKGPLAFIDLSCEFALLMEFETPEEATAVMLHLRQMRRERSNYNQHFGPAPGTGNVGIGHAYMDGARPVPAPPPPPPHLDLQVNNSAGSPHARTLPGSPADSSRTVMSHLSTLLSSLCSKYNINQNLGLNDNYMTGNNFPSMREEDMVPSSTLCITIPHCSSSMFLSDDELMAICNLAIGNAGSIVQLTQASTQMGCSWFVECSNIEGAVSALKNLRCCPGLFFQIEFSKPGHQNTVPFSVKPEMNCMELVSPRIISENHTSGMQSAPLPHSNWHFPGSREMSEVGARKPDGYDNLSQDPHQGGNVPHSHSGAHAPSIPPLQQIQSSTFVRPVYAPPNGPWDHRGINNHLHVSQLNTGVMPNNFHGNAVVSPFIPASVTPLAQIQGTPMHPYNQQVPPSIVPPPLSSLPPPQPEMPPPLPPSPPPLPQVQPPLVPPLPSSPPPPPPPPVPVQEPVNMECSEQSLQYQWQGNLCKSGVNYCKINACKADSNICRYSNAIPEPAEWTTKLDMTKRTDLRHVKSTFAATPSHRREVCRLIPSSTSDLRRFQDFVSYLKQRDCAGVIKIPASKSIWARLLFILPHSLETCSLLSIAPDPSDCLIALVLPKETNFEWI from the exons ATGAGTGTTCAAAGAATTGTGGCCAATCTTATTCCTCGGTATGCATGTCACTGTCCAACAGCCTTGGAAGCAGCAGCTAAAGTTGTTATTAATATGCACAACTTTAGTTTGGCATTGATTAGTAGAGGAGAGGATTCCAGTGGTATTGCATTTGAAACTGCTAGAGCTTGTATTTGTGGCCTTGCTGATGTGTGCTGTGTTGGTTCATCGGTGGCACCAACGTCTGCTGTAATTAAAGGAATTTGCTCAGCAGTTTTTCAGAATGTGCTCACCTCTTTTATAGCCTTATTTGAAGGAAAGGATATCTTACAGATGGTCGACAAGAGTTTCCTGAATATGCAAGATAACCCTGAGGTCTTTTCTGAGTTGAAACAGAAAGTTTTAGAGGAGGATGAATCTCCATTGACTAAACTGTCCAAGTTTCGAGTATTATGTCTACTTTGGATTTTTTTCTCGTGTCCAAAAGATTTGCTTGCAGCTTGTTTGGATCTCTTAGGTTCTGCCACAAAAGAGGGAACTAACAATGAAGGACAGCATTTTTTGAGCCTGGTGACTAGCTTGTTTGATGATGATAAAACAGTTCACCTTTTAGATAACACAATTAGTGGACCTAAGTCTTGTACGGATTCTACTGGGTCTGGAATCAGAGATGATGAGGCTGGTGAGGAAGTTGTGACTGAAGGCAACTATGTTTCTGGTGGTGATTCATCTGTTGGCAAGAGCTGCTTACTTATACGG GTTCTTGACAGGAATCCCCCACTCCGGAAATGGATGTTGTGTAGATGTAAGAAGTTACTTGACTTGCTCCCAAATGCATCACTGGAAATTATGTCAGTACTGCAAGGAATTCTTGGAATGTTTCCTCAACAAACAGATTTGGAAGACTGTCAAGCAGATAGTGATGAAGATAAATCCGAATCTTCAATTTACATGAATAGTAGGAAGTACATGGTGCCTAGAAGCTCCGAGGAACATGAAAGCATTGCTGAATCATCTGGAAAAGGAGGCAATTTGAGAGTTTATGTTGGTTCTACTGATGGTTTTACTGATAAGGTTTCTGATAAATATGTGATGGCTCATAGCTCTGCAGTTTCTCTTGACAATAGTCCAGCGTTAAAAGTGGGTTTGCATTATGATAATGGAGTCTCAAAGCCCATTAGCATTGGGGTCGGGGAAGAAGGAAATATGCCAAATGTTAAATGTTCCACACCTAGGGACTCAGTAAGCCATCAAATATTCTCACCTGCAGTTAGAACACCGGGGAATTTTAGGAGTAATTCATTTGATGGTAGAAATGATTTCCTGAATGTAGAGAAAAATCAAGTCTCAAGCATGAATTTCAGTTCACCTCCATTGAGATCGTCTAGTGGATCTGTTAGTAATTCTTTGGCATCTCCTAATCATCATTTTATGTCACCAACTGCTTCAACAAAAAGTCAAATTGTGTGGTGCTGTGATGGGGATCCTGCTGCCATGGATATTGTCTCTGCTTCTAGGCTGCTATGGATAGGTTATGTGGGCCCTGATGTGCCCGAAAGTCATATTAGGTTTCACCTAGAAAGATTTGGTcctattgaaaaatttattttcttcccAGTTAAAGGCTTTGCCTTGGTCGAATACAGAAGGATCATTGATGCAATAAAAACTCGACACTGTTTACCTGGATGTTTTCCTTGCCGTGTAAAATTCATGGATGTAGGACTTGGAACTAGGGGTGCAATGAGTGGTGTTGCAGTTGGCTCTAGTTCTCATATTTTTGTTGGAAATATTCCTAGTCAATGGGCCAAGGATGAGGTCATGCATGAAACAAGAAAAATGATCCACAAGGGTCCTCTTGCATTCATTGATCTTAGCTGTGAGTTTGCATTACTAATGGAATTTGAAACGCCTGAAGAAGCTACAGCTGTCATGTTGCATCTGAGACAAATGCGAAGAGAAAGAAGTAACTACAACCAGCATTTTGGTCCAGCTCCAGGAACAGGTAATGTTGGAATTGGGCATGCTTATATGGATGGTGCAAGACCTgtacctgccccaccccctcccCCTCCCCATCTTGATCTTCAAGTTAACAACTCTGCTGGATCACCACATGCTCGAACTCTACCAGGGAGCCCCGCTGATAGCAGTCGAACGGTGATGTCTCACCTGTCCACCTTACTTTCTTCATTGTGCTCAAAGTACAATATTAATCAAAACCTAGGTCTCAATGATAATTACATGACTGGCAATAATTTTCCTTCCATGCGTGAGGAAGATATGGTGCCATCCAGCACTCTGTGCATAACTATTCCACATTGTAGCAGTTCTATGTTCCTTTCGGATGATGAGTTAATGGCCATTTGCAATCTTGCCATTGGGAATGCTGGATCCATTGTCCAGTTGACACAAGCAAGCACGCAGATGGGATGTAGTTGGTTTGTCGAATGCAGTAATATTGAAGGAGCAGTTTCTGCGCTAAAGAATCTCCGTTGTTGTCCAGGATTGTTCTTCCAGATAGAATTCAG CAAACCTGGACATCAGAACACTGTACCATTTTCAGTTAAACCAGAGATGAATTGTATGGAGCTTGTATCCCCCAGAATAATTTCTGAAAATCATACTAGTGGAATGCAGAGTGCACCTCTGCCTCATTCAAACTGGCACTTTCCTGGTTCTAGGGAGATGTCAGAGGTTGGAGCAAGGAAACCTGATGGTTATGATAATTTGTCACAGGATCCTCATCAAGGAG GTAATGTTCCACATTCACACTCTGGAGCGCATGCACCTTCCATCCCACCACTGCAGCAAATTCAGTCATCTACTTTTGTTCGCCCTGTTTATGCTCCTCCAAATGGTCCATGGGATCATCGGGGAATAAATAATCATTTACATGTCAGCCAATTGAACACAGGAGTAATGCCAAATAATTTTCATGGTAATGCTGTTGTAAGTCCATTTATTCCTGCTTCAGTGACTCCACTTGCTCAGATACAAGGAACTCCAATGCATCCTTATAACCAGCAGGTGCCTCCATCAATTGTACCACCGCCTTTATCATCCTTGCCACCGCCTCAGCCTGAAATGCCACCTCCACTACCTCCTTCTCCACCACCTTTACCCCAGGTTCAGCCTCCTTTGGTTCCTCCACTGCCTAGTTCTCCTCCTCCCCCTCCTCCTCCGCCAGTGCCTGTCCAAGAACCAGTCAATATGGAATGTTCAGAGCAGTCTTTGCAGTATCAATGGCAGGGGAATCTATGTAAAAGTGGGGTCAATTACTGCAAAATTAATGCATGCAAGGCAGATTCAAATATTTGCCGATATTCAAATGCCATACCTGAGCCTGCTGA GTGGACCACAAAATTAGACATGACAAAACGCACAGATCTTCGACATGTAAAATCAACATTTGCTGCTACTCCATCTCATAGA